The segment gtcagaaaatatcctacggtacagaatacttgaaattaaaaaatagggaacctattgatcggaagagtgaaatcctgacgggatattatccgcgtctttaaaAGGATTGCACcacgaagggcaatacaaaagaaTAGTTCATTCGACAAATTTTTCgcctcgtccaaaacgaagattttatattttttctttatattttttttcaacataaaattttttggcaataaatAAGTAAAgaactaaatatttattttaaacgtTTAATCATGACAATGTTTTAcattaaaacatacatacatattcatatgtaCTCGCACCTACATATTTGCATACGAACTAAGTATAATTTGTTAATTATTCATGAATGAATGTTGCCTTTTGTTTGGGCTTAAATTTGATCTCACCAATTTCACGTACAATCGGCTTAATATGCGTACAAATTTTTGGTCGTTGATTAAGTTCCATTGAAGCTTTCGAttttttataattcaaaataTTCATAGCATTTTGACGTTGTGCGTAGAATAAATCATCATAGGGATTAACTTTTTTATCTGTTATAACTGTATCAGTTCCAGCAATGCTCATTGTTTTGGAAGTATCGCCAACAACTTTGACCTCACCACCATCACCATTACCTGCACCTTTATTGGCATCGTCTATAACCATTCTTTGCACTACATTACGTAATTCCTCGCGTATCACTTctgtattaattttaaatttcttagcTTGCAAATGACGCAATTTTGGTACCGTTTGTAGTACCGTTGAAATACGTTCCTCCAAATTGGTGATACGTTGCTCTAATATTTGAAAATTCTCAACAATTAATTTATTCTTATCTGTTTCATTTAACATTTCCACAGTTACTTCGATCTCTTGATTGTCGT is part of the Eurosta solidaginis isolate ZX-2024a unplaced genomic scaffold, ASM4086904v1 ctg00001328.1, whole genome shotgun sequence genome and harbors:
- the LOC137236103 gene encoding uncharacterized protein; translated protein: MERDFHSAKQKLPKQQQQQIELNYAGSLISLAKDHRTPRNSQLRLIPLTQQIFKTMMDFNGSHSSTSLSEKNFYNNYSITSLVREEVQNILKELRVTDQFIRKEEIDALIERCLKDKSRIDNGKSSTTSAESLPDDDDNDNQEIEVTVEMLNETDKNKLIVENFQILEQRITNLEERISTVLQTVPKLRHLQAKKFKINTEVIREELRNVVQRMVIDDANKGAGNGDGGEVKVVGDTSKTMSIAGTDTVITDKKVNPYDDLFYAQRQNAMNILNYKKSKASMELNQRPKICTHIKPIVREIGEIKFKPKQKATFIHE